From the Thermovirga lienii DSM 17291 genome, one window contains:
- a CDS encoding LamB/YcsF family protein (PFAM: LamB/YcsF family~COGs: COG1540 conserved hypothetical protein~InterPro IPR005501~KEGG: aco:Amico_0498 LamB/YcsF family protein~PFAM: LamB/YcsF family protein~SPTR: LamB/YcsF family protein): MYRIDLNSDLGESFGAYKIGNDEAVLESVSSANVACGFHAGDPLVMLKTVRAAKAKGVQIGAHPGHPDLMGFGRRVMNCTPDEVYAYTLYQVGALQAVCKAEGLSLQHVKPHGALYNQAAKDPELAYAIACAVKDAGENLILLGLANSSFEEAAAKAKVLFASEAFADRAYEKDGSLVSRKKEGAVIHDAELAARRVVQMVKDGTVEAIDGTLIKLKPHSICLHGDTPEAVEMAKTIRSTLEKEGITISPIKEVILK; this comes from the coding sequence ATGTACCGTATTGACCTTAACAGCGACCTTGGAGAAAGTTTTGGCGCTTATAAGATAGGAAACGACGAAGCCGTGTTGGAAAGCGTTTCTTCGGCAAACGTGGCCTGCGGTTTCCATGCTGGAGATCCTTTGGTCATGCTCAAGACCGTGAGGGCCGCAAAAGCAAAAGGTGTCCAGATAGGAGCTCACCCGGGACATCCTGATCTAATGGGCTTCGGAAGGAGGGTTATGAACTGCACTCCAGATGAAGTCTATGCTTACACTCTATATCAGGTAGGGGCCCTTCAGGCCGTATGCAAGGCCGAAGGCTTATCTTTGCAGCACGTAAAGCCCCACGGCGCTCTCTACAACCAAGCAGCAAAGGACCCGGAACTAGCCTACGCTATCGCCTGTGCAGTCAAAGACGCAGGAGAGAACTTGATACTTTTGGGTCTTGCGAACTCATCCTTCGAGGAAGCAGCCGCTAAGGCAAAAGTCCTCTTCGCTTCTGAGGCCTTCGCCGACAGGGCATATGAAAAAGATGGTTCCCTGGTATCCCGCAAAAAGGAAGGTGCGGTCATTCATGACGCCGAACTGGCAGCAAGGCGAGTAGTTCAAATGGTTAAAGACGGCACAGTGGAGGCCATAGATGGGACATTGATAAAACTCAAACCCCATTCCATATGTCTCCACGGAGACACTCCAGAGGCGGTAGAGATGGCGAAAACAATAAGAAGCACTTTGGAGAAAGAAGGAATAACCATATCACCCATAAAGGAAGTGATCTTAAAATGA
- a CDS encoding urea amidolyase related protein (PFAM: Allophanate hydrolase subunit 2~TIGRFAM: biotin-dependent carboxylase uncharacterized domain~COGs: COG1984 Allophanate hydrolase subunit 2~InterPro IPR003778~KEGG: aco:Amico_0497 UreA amidolyase related protein~PFAM: Allophanate hydrolase subunit 2~PRIAM: Urea carboxylase~SMART: Allophanate hydrolase subunit 2~SPTR: Urea amidolyase related protein;~TIGRFAM: urea amidolyase related protein), which yields MKLEIVSGGLLTTVQDLGRWGFQGIGMPVAGAMDSFALQAGNIIVGNAPNAAALEITVMGPTINVVEGEGVICLSGAPLDMRINNEKVPHWTAIRVKGGDKISIGGPTGPGCRAYLCVSGGIDVPVIMGSRSTYLRAHIGGLEGRALQKQDTISTGELPALWHLCDGFSCPSWMIPPYGQNVPINVVLGPQDDYFTPEGIETFLSAEYTITNEADRMGYRLDGPEIEHKSGADIISDAIPLGAIQVPGSRKPVAMLADRQTTGGYTKIAVITTPHIALLAQRLPGEKVSFKKVSFEEAALALKEEKDKLRTLEIERANYRSTRKTHAASTPKAGPIQWSMKINGKNYHVTCEEIS from the coding sequence ATGAAGCTTGAAATAGTCTCTGGCGGACTTCTAACGACGGTACAGGACCTTGGGCGATGGGGATTTCAAGGAATAGGCATGCCCGTTGCAGGGGCGATGGACAGTTTCGCCCTGCAGGCTGGGAACATAATCGTCGGCAACGCCCCCAATGCAGCTGCACTGGAAATCACCGTCATGGGGCCAACCATCAACGTTGTAGAAGGAGAGGGCGTAATATGCCTAAGCGGTGCTCCTTTGGATATGCGCATAAACAACGAAAAAGTCCCGCATTGGACCGCCATCAGGGTGAAGGGGGGCGACAAAATATCCATAGGAGGCCCCACAGGTCCGGGGTGTCGTGCATACCTATGTGTCTCTGGAGGGATAGATGTCCCTGTCATCATGGGTAGTCGTTCCACATACCTGAGGGCACACATAGGCGGCCTGGAGGGAAGGGCCCTCCAGAAGCAGGACACAATCTCTACAGGCGAATTGCCGGCACTATGGCATCTCTGCGATGGCTTCAGCTGTCCTTCGTGGATGATCCCACCATATGGACAGAACGTACCAATTAACGTCGTATTGGGGCCACAGGATGATTACTTCACGCCTGAAGGAATAGAAACTTTCTTGAGTGCCGAGTACACCATAACAAACGAAGCGGACCGAATGGGCTACCGCCTGGACGGTCCTGAGATAGAACACAAGTCAGGAGCTGACATAATTTCGGACGCCATACCCTTGGGAGCCATACAGGTTCCAGGCAGCAGAAAGCCAGTGGCCATGCTGGCGGACCGCCAGACCACCGGAGGATACACAAAAATTGCCGTCATAACCACCCCTCACATTGCTCTATTAGCTCAGCGGCTCCCCGGTGAAAAAGTTTCATTCAAGAAGGTATCCTTCGAAGAGGCTGCTTTAGCTCTAAAAGAAGAGAAAGATAAGCTGCGGACCCTTGAAATAGAGCGGGCAAATTACCGCTCCACACGCAAAACACACGCAGCTTCGACACCTAAAGCAGGACCAATCCAATGGTCTATGAAAATAAATGGCAAAAACTACCATGTAACCTGCGAGGAAATATCCTAA
- a CDS encoding Allophanate hydrolase subunit 1 (PFAM: Allophanate hydrolase subunit 1~TIGRFAM: TIGR00370 family protein~COGs: COG2049 Allophanate hydrolase subunit 1~InterPro IPR003833: IPR010016~KEGG: aco:Amico_0496 allophanate hydrolase subunit 1~PFAM: Allophanate hydrolase subunit 1~SMART: Allophanate hydrolase subunit 1~SPTR: Allophanate hydrolase, subunit 1): MLEEATYPRILHAGDSCVVVEFGSTISLDINGQVQSLRRALENKNIPGIKELIPTYRSLAIYFDPLEIPLEKLKSTLTSLSTMDEENITTGGTLIVIPVCYGGELGPDIENVAQHNNLSVEEVIEIHSRPDYYCYMLGFTPGFSYLGGMDERIATPRLETPRTLIPAGSVGIAGKQTGIYPIDSPGGWQLIGRTPLKMFDPKSEKPTLIEAGYWVRFKPISFEEYQSISSEVAKGTYLPEILTKEGASQ, translated from the coding sequence TTGTTGGAAGAAGCGACCTATCCCAGGATTCTGCACGCCGGCGACAGCTGTGTCGTGGTGGAGTTCGGCTCAACGATTTCCCTTGACATCAACGGCCAGGTCCAGAGCTTGCGCCGAGCTTTAGAAAACAAGAACATACCTGGAATAAAAGAACTCATACCGACTTACCGTTCTTTGGCCATATACTTCGATCCCCTGGAAATCCCCTTGGAGAAGCTAAAAAGCACATTGACCTCTCTTTCAACGATGGATGAAGAAAACATCACCACAGGCGGCACGCTAATAGTCATACCCGTTTGTTATGGCGGAGAGCTGGGACCCGACATAGAGAACGTAGCGCAGCACAACAACCTCTCCGTGGAGGAGGTAATCGAAATTCACTCAAGGCCAGACTACTACTGTTATATGTTGGGCTTTACCCCTGGTTTTTCCTACCTTGGAGGCATGGATGAACGGATTGCAACGCCAAGACTGGAAACCCCCAGGACCCTCATTCCAGCGGGCAGTGTGGGCATTGCTGGCAAGCAAACGGGAATATACCCCATAGACAGCCCCGGCGGGTGGCAGCTCATTGGTCGCACACCTCTCAAGATGTTCGACCCTAAATCAGAGAAACCAACACTTATAGAAGCCGGCTACTGGGTGCGATTCAAACCCATATCCTTTGAGGAATACCAGTCCATATCTTCTGAGGTTGCCAAGGGAACCTACTTGCCCGAAATCCTTACGAAAGAAGGTGCCTCCCAATGA
- a CDS encoding transmembrane transport protein (PFAM: Natural resistance-associated macrophage protein~COGs: COG1914 Mn2+ and Fe2+ transporter of the NRAMP family~KEGG: tai:Taci_0711 transmembrane transport protein~SPTR: Transporter), translating into MSEVKEATAEKTGLQMAAEEEMKKKGTLSVLLGAAFLMATSAIGPGFLTQTAVFTEKLKAAFAFAILSSILIDIVVQLNIWRILAVSKMRAQDVANKVLPGLGYFLAFAVALGGLVFNIGNIAGAAMGLNVLTGMSMPLGAIISAAIAIFLFLRKELGRAMDKFAQALGFVMIAMVLFMVFKTQPPVGLALKEAVLPSTIDWMIVLTLVGGTVGGYISFAGAHRIIDAGITGEENLPSISKGAVNAIGITGIMRFLLFLAILGVVLMGHKLDPSNPPASAFQLGAGELGYKIFGIILWSAGITSVIGASYTSISFLRTLFKSVNDKLRAWMIGFIVFSTAIFATVGKPVALLIFAGSINGLILPLALISVLLAAHRKDIIGSYKHPLWMSIIGYIMAAFTMWMGVMSLGRIFSLFS; encoded by the coding sequence GTGTCAGAGGTAAAGGAAGCAACTGCGGAAAAAACGGGGTTGCAGATGGCGGCGGAAGAGGAGATGAAGAAGAAGGGTACCCTCTCGGTGCTTCTGGGGGCGGCCTTCCTTATGGCTACTTCAGCCATAGGTCCTGGCTTCTTAACCCAGACGGCGGTGTTCACCGAAAAGCTCAAGGCAGCCTTTGCGTTCGCCATATTGAGCTCCATACTCATCGATATCGTGGTGCAGCTCAACATCTGGAGAATCCTCGCAGTGTCCAAGATGAGGGCTCAAGACGTCGCAAACAAAGTTTTACCTGGATTGGGCTATTTTTTAGCCTTTGCCGTGGCTCTGGGCGGTTTGGTGTTCAACATAGGCAACATTGCGGGCGCTGCCATGGGGCTTAACGTTCTCACTGGCATGTCCATGCCCCTTGGGGCAATCATCAGTGCGGCAATAGCCATATTCCTTTTCTTGAGAAAAGAGTTAGGTAGGGCCATGGATAAGTTCGCGCAAGCGTTGGGCTTCGTTATGATAGCCATGGTCCTCTTCATGGTCTTCAAGACCCAGCCGCCTGTAGGGTTGGCCTTGAAGGAGGCCGTATTGCCGTCCACCATTGACTGGATGATAGTTCTTACCCTCGTGGGTGGAACGGTTGGTGGCTACATATCTTTCGCAGGAGCCCACAGGATAATTGACGCTGGAATCACAGGCGAGGAGAATCTGCCTTCCATAAGCAAGGGAGCTGTAAACGCTATAGGGATCACCGGCATCATGCGTTTCCTCCTGTTCTTGGCCATATTGGGCGTAGTCCTCATGGGGCATAAACTGGACCCAAGCAACCCTCCTGCATCAGCGTTCCAGCTCGGCGCGGGCGAATTGGGATACAAGATATTCGGAATCATCCTTTGGTCTGCAGGCATAACCTCGGTCATAGGAGCGTCCTATACTTCCATCTCCTTCCTCAGGACTCTGTTTAAGTCGGTCAACGACAAACTTAGGGCATGGATGATAGGATTCATAGTCTTCTCCACCGCAATTTTTGCCACCGTCGGAAAACCTGTCGCCCTCTTGATTTTTGCTGGCTCCATAAATGGACTTATCCTGCCCTTGGCCTTGATATCTGTTCTTTTGGCCGCCCACAGGAAAGATATCATTGGAAGCTACAAGCACCCCTTGTGGATGTCCATAATAGGTTACATAATGGCAGCATTCACCATGTGGATGGGCGTAATGTCTCTAGGAAGAATCTTCTCTTTGTTCAGTTAA
- a CDS encoding RNA polymerase, sigma 54 subunit, RpoN/SigL (PFAM: Sigma-54, DNA binding domain; Sigma-54 factor, core binding domain~TIGRFAM: RNA polymerase sigma-54 factor~COGs: COG1508 DNA-directed RNA polymerase specialized sigma subunit sigma54 homolog~InterPro IPR000394: IPR001901: IPR007046: IPR007634~KEGG: ddf:DEFDS_1044 DNA-directed RNA polymerase sigma 54 factor~PFAM: sigma-54 DNA-binding domain protein; sigma-54 factor core-binding region~SPTR: RNA polymerase, sigma 54 subunit, RpoN): MASNELHHELKPTLTTKLNPLPLILPSLNLLTVPAYALEEELKQRVGDNVFLGVAPPPSAVPLSAFDGDDVNPLENIPAPTSMDEDISSQLRFIPSLEGMPDEVIDTLVQGLDSRGYISEDTLDVLCKFAGLSKKKTLDILKDIQDSIDPPGLFARNLWECLLIQLRRKGMVGKDPWVVLTEGKEFILKKDIRGLSKFLGWTHERTQKALEEIKKLDPHPGNFIIKNQYIVPEIEFVKEKDTIRVRLLHENLPKLFLDTELLEHTSNQTLREQWLSAKHTLVALSIRIRTKLRISQFLAKAQKAFLAGESTAPSPLTLKTVSRETNYHPSTILRITKTTWALSPVGTIPLEKLLSRPLRAKPTMSVAQLRQAIKEAKPLGISDEALALKLGLPRRTITWHRNKMGM; this comes from the coding sequence ATGGCATCGAATGAACTCCACCACGAGCTGAAACCAACTCTAACGACCAAATTAAACCCTCTACCTCTGATATTGCCATCCCTAAACCTCCTTACAGTGCCAGCTTACGCCCTTGAGGAAGAACTAAAACAAAGAGTAGGAGACAACGTCTTTCTAGGCGTAGCGCCTCCCCCCTCGGCCGTGCCTCTCAGCGCTTTTGATGGCGATGATGTCAATCCACTGGAAAACATTCCTGCCCCAACGAGCATGGACGAGGACATATCAAGCCAGTTGAGATTCATTCCGTCATTGGAGGGTATGCCTGATGAAGTGATAGATACCCTTGTCCAGGGCCTTGACTCCAGAGGGTACATTTCAGAAGACACCTTGGACGTGTTGTGTAAATTCGCAGGACTAAGCAAAAAGAAAACCTTAGACATCCTAAAGGACATTCAAGACTCTATCGACCCACCAGGGCTATTCGCAAGAAATTTATGGGAGTGCCTGCTCATACAGTTGAGGCGCAAGGGCATGGTAGGGAAAGACCCTTGGGTTGTTTTAACCGAAGGAAAGGAATTTATATTGAAAAAAGACATAAGAGGCCTCTCCAAGTTCCTCGGGTGGACCCATGAAAGAACCCAAAAAGCTCTAGAGGAAATCAAAAAGCTTGATCCACACCCTGGGAATTTCATCATAAAAAACCAGTATATAGTGCCAGAAATAGAATTTGTAAAAGAAAAAGATACCATAAGGGTACGCCTTCTCCACGAAAACCTGCCCAAGTTATTCTTGGATACAGAGCTTTTAGAGCACACAAGCAACCAGACATTGAGGGAGCAGTGGCTTTCAGCAAAACACACCCTAGTCGCTCTATCCATACGCATTAGAACAAAGCTTAGAATATCCCAATTTTTGGCTAAAGCCCAAAAAGCCTTCCTGGCTGGAGAAAGCACCGCACCATCTCCTTTGACTCTAAAAACAGTATCACGAGAAACAAACTACCACCCCTCTACGATCCTGAGAATAACCAAGACCACCTGGGCACTCTCTCCCGTTGGAACCATCCCGCTAGAAAAACTCCTGTCAAGACCCCTAAGGGCAAAACCCACCATGTCGGTGGCGCAGTTAAGGCAGGCCATAAAAGAGGCAAAACCTCTGGGGATTTCCGATGAAGCCCTCGCCCTGAAACTGGGATTGCCCCGCAGAACCATAACCTGGCACAGAAACAAAATGGGCATGTAA
- a CDS encoding two component, sigma54 specific, transcriptional regulator, Fis family (PFAM: Response regulator receiver domain; Bacterial regulatory protein, Fis family; Sigma-54 interaction domain~COGs: COG2204 Response regulator containing CheY-like receiver AAA-type ATPase and DNA-binding domains~InterProIPR020441: IPR001789: IPR003593: IPR002078: IPR 002197~KEGG: ddf:DEFDS_1402 two-component system, NtrC family, response regulator~PFAM: sigma-54 factor interaction domain-containing protein; response regulator receiver; helix-turn-helix Fis-type~SMART: response regulator receiver; AAA ATPase~SPTR: Two component, sigma54 specific, transcriptional regulator, Fis family), which produces MYKLWIIEDEPGLAQGLKIAFEKEGNYSVSLASSLGDLKELLSKETPDIALLDIRLPDGNGLDALPHILKTSPQVKVIVMTAFGDSALVVKAIKEGAYNYLDKPFPLEAARNMVARAAENIALQRAVSQMTADSSVDLTGSSPPIQQIRGFVEKVSKVSDLNILIRGESGSGKEVLARLIHRTSGCKGNFVALNCAAIPENLLEAELFGYKKGAYTGAVQDKMGLVELADGGTLFLDEIGDMPLALQGKLLRFLDSRSYRPLGGTKEIKVSLRVISATCQNIEDKIAKGEFRRDLYYRIAMFPIIIPPLRERGKDVIEIFYTFVEQYRKSFKRSPLSLTPEAEEVFLDYSWPGNCRELKNLVERLFILKDPEDRLVRLSDLPDRMLEELPQKDNKIATQAPGQTLQEKIESFERHLIEEALNKAKNNKTKAAELLGISRFALLRRMQKYGIE; this is translated from the coding sequence ATGTATAAACTTTGGATAATTGAAGATGAACCGGGCCTAGCACAGGGGTTAAAGATAGCCTTCGAAAAAGAAGGCAACTACTCGGTATCCTTGGCATCTTCCCTGGGCGACCTTAAAGAGCTTCTATCGAAAGAAACCCCTGACATAGCACTCTTGGATATAAGGCTACCCGATGGTAACGGCCTGGATGCTCTCCCGCACATCTTAAAAACGTCCCCACAAGTCAAGGTTATAGTTATGACCGCCTTTGGTGATTCGGCCCTTGTGGTAAAGGCCATAAAGGAAGGAGCTTACAACTATCTGGACAAACCTTTCCCATTGGAGGCTGCCCGAAACATGGTGGCAAGGGCAGCAGAGAACATAGCGCTCCAGCGCGCCGTATCACAAATGACAGCGGACAGCTCCGTAGACCTTACGGGCTCCTCTCCCCCAATTCAACAAATTAGAGGTTTCGTTGAAAAAGTGAGCAAGGTCTCAGATCTCAACATTCTGATAAGGGGCGAGAGCGGCTCTGGCAAGGAGGTACTTGCCAGGCTTATACACAGAACCTCAGGATGCAAAGGAAACTTCGTTGCCCTAAACTGTGCTGCCATACCCGAGAACCTCTTGGAGGCGGAGCTTTTCGGTTACAAGAAGGGAGCCTATACCGGAGCTGTGCAGGATAAAATGGGCCTGGTGGAGCTGGCAGATGGGGGAACCTTGTTTCTGGACGAGATAGGAGACATGCCCCTTGCCTTGCAAGGAAAGCTCCTTCGCTTTTTGGACTCCCGATCTTACCGCCCCCTAGGCGGAACAAAGGAGATCAAGGTGTCCCTTAGAGTCATATCCGCCACGTGCCAGAACATAGAGGATAAAATAGCAAAAGGAGAGTTTCGAAGGGACCTGTACTACCGCATCGCCATGTTTCCCATAATCATCCCTCCTCTGCGTGAGAGGGGAAAGGACGTAATAGAAATTTTCTACACCTTCGTCGAGCAGTATCGCAAATCCTTCAAGCGCTCCCCCTTGTCCCTCACACCCGAGGCGGAAGAGGTCTTTTTGGACTACAGTTGGCCAGGAAACTGCAGAGAACTGAAAAATCTCGTGGAAAGGCTTTTCATACTTAAGGATCCAGAAGACCGGCTTGTGAGGCTCAGCGACCTTCCCGACAGGATGCTGGAGGAACTGCCACAAAAGGACAATAAAATAGCCACACAAGCTCCTGGGCAAACCCTCCAGGAAAAGATAGAATCCTTCGAAAGGCATTTGATCGAAGAAGCTTTGAATAAGGCCAAAAACAACAAGACCAAGGCCGCAGAACTTCTGGGAATCTCCAGGTTCGCCCTTCTTCGGAGGATGCAGAAGTATGGCATCGAATGA
- a CDS encoding integral membrane sensor signal transduction histidine kinase (PFAM: HAMP domain; Histidine kinase-, DNA gyrase B-, and HSP90-like ATPase; His Kinase A (phosphoacceptor) domain~COGs: COG4191 Signal transduction histidine kinase regulating C4-dicarboxylate transport system~InterProIPR004358: IPR003661: IPR003594: IPR003660: IPR 005467~KEGG: azl:AZL_a10370 two-component sensor histidine kinase~PFAM: ATP-binding region ATPase domain protein; histidine kinase A domain protein; histidine kinase HAMP region domain protein~SMART: ATP-binding region ATPase domain protein; histidine kinase A domain protein~SPTR: Histidine kinase): protein MKIKNPSLEFLIKIIVSLLAIIITLGITSTALYVEYKDRLNAEMKQLKEVSSLVRYLSTSEATLLVNKVGKNWVFTNTQNPDGEFLTLRTADGFQWNVTLDRKKIFSEMLLNRRLVIVMGMIGLLLALEIAILLAYSLTRPLKAIAWTCQQVSSGKWTHIPGNPSKFKEIQILKETFNSMVDQLKKLHERERQVARAERLAALGQLVAGVSHEIRNPLAAMRVHLDLLSETVSEEGKPSLMVLDQEIDRLNSTVSQLLNFARPKALVKGPVSLRELFGWTFNMVKMQLSKKNIQWRHELPQKDIYVWGDRDKLQQMLLNLVLNAIKAMEETGGTLEIKAIEETDFALLSIKDHGPGIPEELIDRIFDPFFTTRPDGTGLGLPLVLQIVQMHEGSIEVDPGPGAEFKIQLPLYREGGRN from the coding sequence ATGAAGATAAAAAACCCAAGCCTGGAGTTTCTGATAAAAATAATAGTCTCCTTGTTGGCCATAATAATCACTCTGGGGATCACGTCTACAGCCCTGTACGTAGAGTACAAAGACCGACTTAACGCAGAGATGAAGCAGCTTAAGGAAGTAAGCTCCCTAGTAAGGTATCTAAGCACATCTGAGGCGACCTTGCTTGTAAACAAGGTGGGTAAAAACTGGGTTTTCACAAATACCCAAAACCCTGATGGGGAATTTCTCACCTTACGAACAGCAGACGGCTTTCAGTGGAACGTCACCTTGGACCGAAAAAAGATCTTCTCAGAGATGCTCTTAAATCGCAGGCTAGTGATCGTCATGGGGATGATAGGACTGCTTTTGGCCCTGGAGATAGCTATATTACTGGCCTACTCGCTTACACGCCCTCTTAAAGCCATAGCCTGGACATGTCAACAGGTCAGTAGCGGCAAGTGGACCCACATCCCGGGAAATCCCTCAAAATTCAAAGAAATCCAAATTTTAAAGGAAACGTTTAATTCCATGGTAGACCAACTTAAGAAGTTGCACGAGAGAGAGCGTCAAGTGGCAAGAGCAGAGCGCCTCGCAGCCTTGGGGCAGCTAGTTGCTGGAGTGTCCCACGAGATACGAAACCCCTTAGCGGCTATGAGAGTGCATTTGGACCTCCTTTCCGAAACGGTGTCAGAGGAGGGCAAGCCCTCCCTCATGGTCCTGGATCAGGAAATCGACCGGCTTAATAGCACGGTCAGCCAGCTATTGAACTTCGCCAGGCCCAAGGCGCTGGTAAAAGGCCCCGTAAGCCTTAGAGAACTTTTTGGGTGGACTTTCAACATGGTCAAAATGCAGCTTTCAAAGAAAAATATACAGTGGCGCCACGAATTGCCCCAAAAGGATATTTATGTATGGGGTGACAGAGACAAGCTGCAACAAATGCTTTTGAATCTGGTCCTCAACGCCATAAAGGCCATGGAGGAAACTGGAGGAACCCTAGAGATCAAAGCCATAGAAGAAACGGATTTTGCCCTCTTAAGCATAAAAGACCACGGACCAGGCATCCCGGAAGAACTAATCGATAGGATATTTGACCCATTCTTTACAACACGGCCGGACGGAACAGGGTTGGGCCTACCTTTGGTCCTACAGATAGTTCAAATGCACGAAGGCTCCATAGAGGTTGACCCGGGCCCGGGGGCAGAATTTAAGATACAATTACCACTGTATCGCGAAGGAGGCCGAAACTAG